The Verrucomicrobiota bacterium genomic sequence GAGGCGTCCAAGGCGAATCCGCTGCTGGGCGTGAAGATATTTGCGCGGCTCGCCCGCACGCTGGCCATCCGGCTCCGGCACACGGATAACGAGTTGCGCGCGCTCCAGGAAACCTAAAGAGCATGTTTTGAGACCGATCTCGAGGTCAATGGCATCGCGTGCTCCCTCTCCCAGCGGGAGAGGGCTGGGGTGAGGGAGAGCGCCAGGCGAATTCAGCGCGTGCGGTATGTCCAACGCTTTCACCCTCACCCATTCCCTCTCCCTTAAGGGAGAGGGAATGAGCGTAGGATTTTTTGTTCGCCAATCGAGGGGGATTTGAATTACCACAGGCGGCGTTCCGTGTTGAACCTGACAGACAACGCACCGTCATCGAGAGGAAAACTGTGAGCGCGACCGAGAAAAAATCAAAAACACCGAAACCAAAGGAAAGCCCGGCCGGACGCTGGCTTTCTTACCGCCCCGAAATCAAAGTCCTGGATTGCACGATCCGCGACGGGGGGTTGATGAACGACCATCACTTCGACGATGCCACGGTCAAGGCCGTTTACACGGCGTGTGTCGAAGCCGGGATCGATTACATGGAGATTGGGTACAAGGCGTCGCGGAAGGGAATCAAAGTCGGCGAACACGGTCCTTGGAAATATTGTCTGGAAGAGGACGTCCGCCGCATCGTCGGCGATAACCAAACCGAATTGAAGCTGGCCGTCATGGCCGATGCGGAGCGGTGCGATTATCACGAGGACATTCCGCCCAAGAAAGAGAGCGTCATCGACCTGATCCGCGTGGCGACCTACATCAACCAGATTCCGACCGCGCTGGACATGGTCAAGGACGCGCACGACAAAGGCTATGAGACGACCGTCAACTTGATGGCGGCTTCCACGGTGCCGGACCGCGAATTAAACGAAGGGCTGGAGATGCTCGCCGGTTCAGAGGCCCAGGGCATTTACGTCGTGGACAGCTTTGGGGCGCTTTACAGCGAACAGGTGCAGTATCTGGTGAAGAAATACCAGCATTACTGCAAGGAGTCCGGCAAAGAAGTGGGCGTTCACATGCACAACAATTTGCAGCTCGCCTACGCGAACACGATCGAAGGAATCATTCTGGGAGCGAACTTGCTGGATGCGACGATGGCCGGACTGGGGCGCGGCGCCGGCAATTGTCCCATGGAACTGTTGATCGGTTTTCTCCACAACCCGAAGTACAATCTGCGACCCGTCCTCGAATGCGTCCAGTATGCCATTGAGCCGCTGCGCTCGAAATTGGGTTGGGGGTTTGATTTGCCGTACATGATGACCGGCCTGCTGAATCAGCACCCGCGCGCGGCCATGAACTTCAAGGCGGGCGAAGGCCAGGGCGACATCGGCGCGTTTTACGACGCGGTCATGGACGGGCAGTGAGCGGACTCCGCTTCTTGAGCTTCTGCAGCTTGGGGCTGATCACGACCGCGCAGTAAGGCTTGTTCGGGTTCTTCCGGAAATAGTCCTGGTGATACCCTTCGGCGGGATAGAATTTCGTCAAGGGCGCAATCTCGGTCACGACGGGGTCTTTGAATTTCTTGGCGGCGGCCGTTCTCGATTTCTCGGCGGCGCGCTTCTGCGCTTCGTCATGGTATAGGATGATAGATCGGTACTGAGTGCCGTGGTCGGCGCCCTGACGGTTAAGCGTGGTGGGATCGTGAATCTCCCAGAAGATGTCGAGGATCTGTTCGTAGGAAATCTTTGCCGGATCAAACTCAATCTGGACCACTTCGGCGTGGCCTGTCGTGCCTTCACACACCTGTTCATAGGTCGGATTAGCGGTCTTCCCGCCGGCGTATCCCGAAGTCACCGCTTTCACGCCCTCGAACATCTCGATGCACGCTTCGGTACACCAGAAACAACCGCCGCCCAGCGTGGCGAGCTGAGTTTGAGTGGCGGCGCTAGCGGATTTCGTGTCGGCTTCGGCTTGCATGGCGGGGGTCAGCATAAACAGACCCAACGCCAGGCAAAAGCCGAATTCCAAGTAGTGGCGACGGTTGAAGCGACCCGCCGGAAAGGTCTGAACGGCCATCTCGTCGAACGGTTTCATGGTCTGGCCAGTCTTCCAACTCCACCGCGGTTTGGCAAGAGCTGGGTATCGGGCCTCTGCGGGCAGATCGCGCCCCACTCGTTGACTTCTTTCCGGCCCAGAGCTTATTGGTAGAGGAATCCATCCATCCGCTAATCGAGCAATCCATTGAGATGGATCCCACCGACTCGGCGTGCGGCATCACTCGGTTGCTCTCCCGGTTGCTGGCCGGTCCCAAAACAACCAAAGGAAGACAAATGCGATCAACGGCAGCCAACCCGCCAGCGCCAGGCCGGCGTCGAACGATCCCGTCTGATCGACCAGCCGCCCGAAGAATCGCTGTGCAGGCGAGGACGTCGCCCAGGCGACGGTGCCGAGCAGTCCGGTGACCTTGCCTTGATGCCGGGTACTCAGTTCCTGGGTGAAGGAATAGTAGCAGGGAAACAAACCCAGCGCGCCCGCGCCCACCACCAGTAAC encodes the following:
- a CDS encoding nucleoid-structuring protein H-NS encodes the protein MSATEKKSKTPKPKESPAGRWLSYRPEIKVLDCTIRDGGLMNDHHFDDATVKAVYTACVEAGIDYMEIGYKASRKGIKVGEHGPWKYCLEEDVRRIVGDNQTELKLAVMADAERCDYHEDIPPKKESVIDLIRVATYINQIPTALDMVKDAHDKGYETTVNLMAASTVPDRELNEGLEMLAGSEAQGIYVVDSFGALYSEQVQYLVKKYQHYCKESGKEVGVHMHNNLQLAYANTIEGIILGANLLDATMAGLGRGAGNCPMELLIGFLHNPKYNLRPVLECVQYAIEPLRSKLGWGFDLPYMMTGLLNQHPRAAMNFKAGEGQGDIGAFYDAVMDGQ
- the msrA gene encoding peptide-methionine (S)-S-oxide reductase MsrA → MLTPAMQAEADTKSASAATQTQLATLGGGCFWCTEACIEMFEGVKAVTSGYAGGKTANPTYEQVCEGTTGHAEVVQIEFDPAKISYEQILDIFWEIHDPTTLNRQGADHGTQYRSIILYHDEAQKRAAEKSRTAAAKKFKDPVVTEIAPLTKFYPAEGYHQDYFRKNPNKPYCAVVISPKLQKLKKRSPLTARP